The Palaemon carinicauda isolate YSFRI2023 chromosome 20, ASM3689809v2, whole genome shotgun sequence DNA segment atatatatatatatatatatatacatatatatatatatatatatatatatatatatatatatatatatatatatatatatatatatatatatatatatatttacatttgctgAGAAGTTAACAAAggccaaataaaatataaatgatgaggggaatagataaaaaaaaaagattatcaattGGCAGAAAAGCATTATGGAATTCCTACAAAAACAAGAATGCAGAAAGGGCAAATCATTATACGAAAGAAATCATGAACTTCAAAATTCCAAGAAAACTGGAAGAAAATCTAAGAAAATCTTAACCTTCGTGAAATCTTCCTGCCCATAACTAGGGGATTCGTTCATAAAACGACATGGCCATCAATTTCTCACATTTTTACAGCTTTTCTTTGTGTCGAAGATAGAACAGCTAGACAGAGAAGGGGAGATGGATGCTTTTGGCGGTGGGTGAGTGTATGATGTGCCGGTAGTTCAATGTATATGCAAATAAACTTATGTGTGCCGAATATACAAATGAACAGAAATACGACTAGAAATGTTGAGTAGACCCCAATGGcctccacccctccccctctctctttctctatctctctctctctctctctctctctctctctctctctctctctctctctctctgagtgaccTGATTCTGGCCATCAGATTAACTGGTCGAAGTCCGATATATTGATCCATGAtaattaatttgaaaaaagaaatatttttgaattCCTACTAATTACCTTTAGCATATTAATCTCTTATTATCCCTTTTTTATTAACTCAAACTAATAATGAATTTTTAGCCATTGAGAAAGCGACGTCTTTTGTATCACATGTTTTAAATGAATATGATAAATCCATGTTTTGATTTCATTGCAAGTCCCATGATGTTAATGAGGCAAAGTGGAATTCTAGtcaagtttttcatttttcttccACGGCCTAATACAAGTTCTTTGCTTCTCCTGAGGCAGCTACCATTGTTTTTccctcatatgtatacatataaatatgtatgtatatatatatatatatatatatatatatatatatatatatatatatatatatatatacacacacacacacacacacacatatatatatatatatatatatatatatatatatatatatatatatatatatatttataaatacatatatatatatatatatatatatatatacatatatatatatatatatatatatatatatatatatatatatatatatatatatatatatttatatatatatatatatatatatatatatatatatatatatatatatatatatatatatatatatatatatatatatatatatatatatatatatatatatatatatacatatatatatatatatatatatatatatatatatatatatatatatatatgtatatatatatatatatatattatatatatatatatatatatatatatatatatatatatatatatatatatatatatatatatatatatatatatatatatatatatatatcacaaaccacACTGGCTAACATGATGAGGAAAAATAACCAGACCCCACACAGAAATTGACATGAGTACCACAGACACTCATACGCTGTAATGCTAtttcttatattttgtatattgttatTACTGTCGTCTGTCACTGTAAACTtgtttatttccattatttcctgaaccattgtatttgaattttagttcagttcttgactggaacggattATATAAAAACTCAAGGTCCGACTAAATAAAGTTTAGTTTCATTCATAGGAGTCGCTCAGTTACAACCTAGCAGTTCGTCGTCATATTGGTGTCCACCAGTGTTCAACTCCCTCCTTCTTTCCCCCTCATAGCTGTACCTTATTGTTTGATGATCCCACTCTCATACATTGACAGCTATCTACGCCATACCCTTGAAACTACCATCCTTCGCCAGTGGAAAAGCTTTTGCCCGGTTCCAACgttctgaagtccagttttgcatagaGGGCGTGACTTGGTCATTCACCAAAGTTGATTACGTTCTCGTGGCTATCCCAAGGGGACACTGTCCTGGATATCTCCGATTGGTTGTGCGAGCAAGGGGATACCCCAATAACGTACAAAGACATCAAATCATACATCCAGGAGCTGTACTTGCCTTCACCGCCCGCCctcatagcaaaactttttcagctcttccAACAATTATTATAGGACCAAAAGACTTTGCTTGTTCTCTAGGAAATGTCTAGTATTACTCGCCTGCCGCCTACCGTtgatggctctccttgtgaagtaAATTTACTTTTTGCACTTTCGGTGTGGACAGAGATGTTTGCTGTTCTCTACTGctaagaccactctccaggacatgacatagtctttCTAAACCcgctgacatccacctggtagctgctaacggatctgcgatacccatccatGCTTATGAAgtccttacattatcgtttggaagctccaaacatatttggaagtttctcattgctaacGTCACATTGATAATCTTAGGGACGGTCAGTCAACATAGATTCGTACTCCTCAGTGCCTCTCCTTACCACCCCTTCCAAAAAAACTCTTCACTTTAGCCCACctatggatgcctatgcccacatACTCACATCGTACCGGAAGTTTTTTGTCCAGAACTTTAACAAACACAAATAGTTCTTGCGAAGCaaggtatttatcaacatatcaagatgaGGGACCccacagtgtttgccagattcagacgtctggcacaggatcATTTAACAGCCGCTAAGCAAACATTCACCAAtaaggaagaaatgagcctttaccaaaaggcctcaagcccttggtcgtcacccttacacattgtcctggaGAAATATAACTCTCAACGTCCATGACGGATgggaggcgcctgaacatgcaaacaaaattgGATCACTACATCTTCCCAAACAGCGaggatgtgacctcctacttgcagatTGTGAAGGCTCTCTCCACGTTCAACCTCCTGGAGGGGTATTATTATGTGACcatgaacccaggagacatccccaagacctccatcaacgcccctGATGGTATAAACACATTCAATTACCCCTTGTTCGggctttgtaatgctggggccactttccaGCGTCTCCTGGGTGCCATATTAGGGGAACTCTCTTCTGTGTACATTACTTGGAAATCATACTCATGTTTTCTTCATCCAAATAGGAAAACCTCCCTCATCTACGCATTGTGCTCAACCGTTTACAGCAGAATAACCTTGTAGTCCAATAGTCCAAGtgctacaagtgtacctttggcaccaacgctTATAACAGAACAACCTTGAAGTCAAGTACGACTAGTGTACCTTTTTCACCAACGAAGTATAGTTCTTAAGGcactgcatcactcttgaaggattGCATTCCCCCTGAAAatttaagactgagcagcctgtcactgTTGTCTCTTACTCATGTAAGATgaatatgaaatctcaagcaaactggattgggattttgcatgatcttttagacTTTAATTGGTCAAAATTGTATAGCTGTGTTAATCTTGtagcccctttgaatgagaatctggtcagcataattgacaggcgtatccATTCTTGTATagtaaggtaccaagtgaaggacaaaccatggttcaatgatgactgtagacgtggttatttggagaagcggtaggcctatcatctttggaagggtaacagatcagatttgaccttgaatAAAAATACTCAGCTTATAGCTTTtgcccagagagtttatgcttcaactgaaaaagaatacaatttaatcattaaAGAAACCCTGTTTGGTACAACCCACGAACATAAAtgatggactacccttaaatctgcactcattggtgtagatgcaacagttcctcctttactcaaaccggATTGCTTTTTCACTtagtgtccaaaggaaaatgcagaTGTGTTTGATGGCTAGCAGAgtgatgagaaactcgaacttcccattccggttttcctgaggctaaactaactagattagcttttcgatctcgtgaaattaaagctctgttgatggaccttgatggttatggaggtgtagacccaaatgatgttattcctttgttttttataaagactgtagatttcttagctccaaagttatctgttattttgtgcaagttagaaagaagaggagcttttagcccttgttggagacttggtaatgttactccactatgcaaatgcgtttgtggtaggccaagtccaactaattaccgcccaatttccataactcacctattatctaaggtttttgaaaaattttttggcaaaacgtcttaataggtttgctgaaggtaatcatctgttaggtagtttgcaaattggttttcgtaaagcccTTGGAGCAGAGGTGGGCAAACTACGGCCCGAGGGCCGCATATTGGATATTAAATGTCCAAAAGGATTTTAtaaccagtattttaaaattgGAATGTAAGTAATCGGAAATTTGTTCTCGCTCACTCTATTTCTTTCCCTGCCCTTTTGTTACGGACAAAAGGACTATTCTCTTGCCTGACctcttctttatctctttctctctgcttttttatctctgtctctctatcttgcattttttctctattttaattgcatcctttctcactcattatttttttcaaccagacggaaatagattttttcatgattttaattttcttattctattttatttattcattatttaatctATAATTGGCCATCGTTGAATAAAGATGCAGTTCAGCATCTGGGATGGCCGTATGCGTGAGTGAAGCGTGTATCGGACACGTTTGCTACCAGGGCCAGTGGAATTAAATCTCGATAGTGTACAAAACGTTTTGGTCACGTTGTAACTTTGTTACCGCACCAACGAGTTTATTGCCTTATATTCAATCATTTCAGTGTCCTGGCAGATTCCAGAGAAAGAAGACGTTGGACATTTTATTTCAGCACAGCTTTTACTATCTTTCAAACTTTACCCAAAATGAGTGATTCGAAGCCTTCTAAAAAACGAAAAATTTAAGACGAATGCAGAGTATTTAACAAAGAGTGGACTGAAAGGTATTTCTTTACTGACGTCGGAGCTAAAGCTGTATGTTTGATTTGTCATGATACAGTTGCTGTTttcaaggaatacaatttgaaacgGCACTTTCAAACCAAGCAAACCAACTTTGGAAGCAATTTATCAAAGCAAGAACTGCAAAAGAAGGCAACTGATCTGATGAAAAgtttgaagaaacaacaaaatgtgtttgaaaaaacttcgtctttacaaaggaatgcaacaaaggcaagttttgtattggcaaatgagattgcaaaacaaaataagtcgtttgcagaagcagaatttattaaagattgcaTGGTTGATGCTGTCAGTGTTGTGTGTCCTGAAGTCATATCTAAAGTGGAAGCCATATCTCTGTCACGAAGAACTATTGTTCGTCGCATGGATGCAATTGAAATGAATATTCAAGATCAGGTGTTAACAGCCAGTGTTAGTTTTCAGTGGTTTTCTATTGCTTTAGATGAGAGTAATGACATTCAGGATACTGCCCAGGTACTCATTTATATCAGAGGAATTGATGAAAACTTCGAAATTACAGAGGAATTGTTATCTATGGAGTCTCTCAAAGACACTGTTACTGGAAAAGATTTATACAATAGTGTCATTAACAGTCTAATCAGGTCTAGATTAAGCCTGGATAAATTGGCAAGTATTACAACTGATGGTGCTCCTTCACTCATAGGTAGACACTGTGGCCTTGTGACCttgatgaatgataaaatcaaagaagattttcCATCGCACAGTGTGTTGTCTTTTCACTGCATCATACATCAAGAAAGCCTCTGTAGATCATCTTTTAAACTCAAACACGTTATGGATACAGTGGTGCGTGCAGTGAACTTAATAAGAGCATGGGGACTGAATCACAGGCAATTCCGAAGCTTCTTGGAAGATATCGAGGCTGATTTTACTGATGTGCTGTACCACACAAATATCCGATGGTTAAGTATGGGGAAAGTATTGAAGAGGATGTGGGACGTTAAAGAAGAGGTtgtcttgttttttaatatgaaagacaTTTCTTGTGACTTTTCAAGGGAAAGGGAGTGTGACGAATGGGTTTGTGATTTTGCATTTGCTGTGGACATTATGCAAAAGCTGAATGAGTTAAACACAAAACTACAAGGCAAAGGTTTATTTGCACATGAATTGTATGTGGAAGTGAAAGCATTTCAATTGAAACTTCAACTTTTTTCCAAGCAGCTTAAAGagcaaaactttgttcattttcctctgttgaaaacac contains these protein-coding regions:
- the LOC137659775 gene encoding general transcription factor II-I repeat domain-containing protein 2-like — protein: MTDGRRLNMQTKLDHYIFPNSEDVTSYLQIVKALSTFNLLEGYYYVTMNPGDIPKTSINAPDVAVFKEYNLKRHFQTKQTNFGSNLSKQELQKKATDLMKSLKKQQNVFEKTSSLQRNATKASFVLANEIAKQNKSFAEAEFIKDCMVDAVSVVCPEVISKVEAISLSRRTIVRRMDAIEMNIQDQVLTASVSFQWFSIALDESNDIQDTAQVLIYIRGIDENFEITEELLSMESLKDTVTGKDLYNSVINSLIRSRLSLDKLASITTDGAPSLIGRHCGLVTLMNDKIKEDFPSHSVLSFHCIIHQESLCRSSFKLKHVMDTVVRAVNLIRAWGLNHRQFRSFLEDIEADFTDVLYHTNIRWLSMGKVLKRMWDVKEEVVLFFNMKDISCDFSRERECDEWVCDFAFAVDIMQKLNELNTKLQGKGLFAHELYVEVKAFQLKLQLFSKQLKEQNFVHFPLLKTRTVTQALSDKYSYQLTALRDEFIRRFADFKAIEGQFDLLGSPFACNVETAAEELQVELIDLQADNSLKMLFENKPLVEFYASLHSEKFINLKNFARKIQFPELILADATHKTNELRMPFYLMTTVDGSGETEVIAAFNVISEEEHMVRQMIQLFKTKNPK